CTGTGGAACATTTACCAGTCTTGTTTCACCTTTTGCAAAACATGCTGCAACAGCCATGGCAGGAAGAGCATCAGGTATCGAATTCATATCTATTTCTCTTCCTTTAAGACTTTTTCCTTTTATTTTTATATTGTTATGATCGTATTTTATTTCAGCACCCATATCCGCAAGTATATCAAGAACAGCTTTATCTCCTTGTGGGTCAGACATGTCAAGGTTTGTCAGAACCAGCTCTCTTTCTGATATCGCCGCCTGTACCATAAAGAAGGTTGCCGATGAAAAATCTCCGGGAATGGTACACTCAAAAGGCCTGTACTGTTGGCCTCCCGGTATGAAGAATTCCTTCATTGAATTGTGTGAATATTTGATACCCAGCTTATCAAGCCACCATAGTGTAATTTCTACGTAAGGTATTTCGTTTAGACGAGTAATTTCAACATGGGTATCCTTTTCTAGCAGAGGAGTATTCAATAAAATAGAGGACAAGTACTGTGACGTAACGCAATCAAGTTTTGTATATCCTCCGGTTGCCCTCCCTTTAATTACTACAGGTGCCGATTCATTTCCTCTGGTTGTAAATGCCTTACCTCCCAGGTTGTTTATGGCTTCCACCAATGGCCCTATCTGCCTTTTACGAATTTGATAATCTCCTGTAAAAACAGTGTAGCCATCAACAAGGGCAGCAGTCATCAGCCCCAGCCTAAGACTTGTTCCGGAGTTGCCCACATCAATAACATTTTCAGGAACCTGCGGACATGCTCCCATTCCATTAACCACATAACTTTCATTATTAAGATCATAAGTAGAGCCAAAAGCTCGGCATACATTGACTCCGGAAACTGCATCTGTAGAAAGCAAAGGATTTCTAATAACACTTGTACCTTTTGCTAAACCTGCTAAAAACAATGATCTTATTGTGTGGGATTTTGATCCGGGGATACTTATACTACCCGAAATATCTGATTTTTGAACCTTTAAAAACATAAATTCACCTACCATACTACCGTATTTTTACTTCTAAATTTTACCATACTACCGTATTCCTACATTAATATGTTATCTAAAGAGGTTAAGTCACGTCAACTGTTACTTAGCTTATTTTATTTAAAATAAATAAATTATTGCTGTAAATTGTTTATTTGTTTCGGCGGAGGCGGTCCAAAAAACTGATAATAGTTACAAAGAAGTCTACCGTTATATAACTTACGTTTTTTATCTGCTCTTTTACCAAACAGTTTTTCAAATTCCATATTGGAGGTAATGACATAATATGACCACGTATCCAGCTTTTTAAACACTTTACCCATTTCTCTATAAAGGTTTTCTACGGCTTCCTTTTCACCTAGCCTCTCACCATAAGGGGGATTACATATAATAATCCCGTATTTGTATCTGGAGCTTATATCGGCCATTGCTAGCCTCTGAAGATGTATTGCATCCTCGACACCTGCTTTTTTCGCATGGTATCTGGCTAAACTCATGGCGTCTTCATCTATATCCGATCCGTGAATTCTAAGTTCCTGATCCTCAACCATCAAATCATATGCCTCGTCCCGTGCATCATCCCACAGGTTTTGGGGAATAAATGGCCACTTTTCTGCATCGAATTCACGTCCCAGACCTGGTGCAATATTCTTTCCTATCATGGCTGCTTCTATTGGAATAGTCCCGCTTCCGCAAAATGGATCGAGTAAAACTCTGTCCTTATTCCAATGACTTACCAGAATCATTGCACATGCAAGAGTCTCTTTCAAGGGAGCACCTCCTACTAGCCTTCTATAGCCCCTTTTATGAAGTCCTGATCCGCTTGTATCTATGGTAAGAGTAACAATATCCTTTAGTAAGGCTACTTCTATTCTATATCGGGGGCCGTTTTCTTCAAACCATTCACATTTGTATTTTTGCTTTAGCTTTTCAACAACTGCTTTTTTTACTATAGCCTGGCAATCAGGAACACTAAAAAGCTTTGAATCGATTGACTTACCTTCTACCGGGAATTCTGCATCAATAGGTATTATTTCGTCCCATGGCAAGGCTTTTGTTTGTTCAAAAAGTTCTTCAAAACTCAAGGCTTTGAATTCACCCATTTTTAGTAATACACGGTCTGCCGTCCTCAGCCACAAATTGGTTCTGCAAACAGCCGATTCATCACCTGAAAAAGTCACCTTTCCGTTCTCGACTTTTTGTTCGAAATATCCCAGCTTCTTTAATTCTCTTGCTGTTATAGCTTCTATACCAAATGCTGATGTAGCGATAAGTTGTAATTTGCTCATCTTTTTACCTTTCAATATTTATATCTTGAGATTTTATTTACAAAAATAAGTAATATTATTATAACCTTACGGATGATTATTAACAACAGTATTTGCCATTGTACATTACTCATAAAATAAATGACACCGTTTTTGAGGTCTCTTGCAATTATTTGATTTTTTCTTAATCACTACACCTCATGTGTTGTTTTTCATCTCCGCTTGAAAACCTTTGATTTCAAGGCTTTTAAAAGTAACTTGAATTTAACTGATTTAACCACTTAATAAAAATTGCAATTTTTGTTTTTTACTCTTGCATATTATAAGTCCTGATGATATAATATGAAGGTCGAAAAAGTTAATAATTGGTGTACAATGGAGTATGTAGTTTAACTCAACATATCCTTTTAATTGTATAACAGGGTATGAAATGTTAGCTTTTGTGGTATCTCTTGCATATATGTAGATAATATGCCATGTTTATATAATCTCCTGTCACCAAATAATAATTATAATTAATACATAGCAGGAGGTTGTTTAGATGAAAATATTACAAAATGTAATGGATGAAGTTATTAAAAGAAATCCCGGCGAACCAGAATTTCATCAGGCTGTAAAAGAAGTTCTCGAATCTCTTGAGGTTGTTGCCGAGAAAAATCCTGAATGGGTTGAAGCAGGTATATTCAAAAGAATAGTAGAACCTGAAAGACAAATCATTTTCAGAGTACCTTGGGTTGATGATAACGGTAAAGTACATGTGAACCGTGGTTTCAGAATTCAATTCAACAGTGCAATTGGTCCATATAAGGGTGGTTTAAGACTTCATCCTTCCGTAAATGTAAGTATCCTCAAATTTCTCGGTTTTGAACAAATCTTCAAAAATTCATTGACAGGTCTTCCAATAGGCGGCGGTAAGGGCGGTAGCGATTTTGATCCAAAAGGAAAATCCAATCTTGAAATTATGAGATTCTGCCAGAGCTTTATGACAGAGTTATCAAAGCATATCGGTGCTGATACTGATGTTCCCGCGGGCGATATCGGAACTGGTGCAAGAGAAATCGGTTATATGTACGGACAGTACAAGAGATTGAGAAATGAATATACAGGTGTTCTCACAGGTAAAGGATTAACTTGGGGAGGAAGTCTTGCTCGTACTCAAGCTACAGGTTACGGTCTCTGCTACTTTATGAATGAAGCATTAAAAGCAAAGGGTAAGTCATTCAAGGGTGCTACAGTAGTTGTTTCAGGTTCCGGTAACGTTGCAATTTATGCTACTGAGAAAGTTTATCAATTGGGTGGAAAAGTTGTCGCTTTAAGTGATTCAAACGGATATGTCTATGATCCTGACGGAATTAAGCTTGATACTGTTAAGCAAATTAAAGAAGTTGAAAGAAAGCGTATCAGTGAATATGTTAAAATTCATAAGAATGCAACCTACACAGAAGGCTGCTCAGGTATCTGGGGCGTTAAGTGCGACATTGCTCTTCCTTCAGCTACTCAGAACGAAATAGATGAAGCATCTGCAAAATTGTTGGTAGCAAACGGCTGCTATGCAGTTGGAGAAGGTGCAAACATGCCTTCAACTCCTGGAGCTGTTGAAGTTTACCTTAAGAATAATATTATTTATGGACCTGCTAAAGCTGCAAACGCAGGCGGCGTTGCAACTTCTGCACTAGAAATGTGTCAGAACAGTGCTCGTTATTCATGGACTTTTGAAGAAGTTGATTCAAAGCTCAAGGATATTATGGTTAATATCTACAAGAACGTAAGCACTGCTGCAAAAGAATATGGTATGGAGGATAATCTTGTTGCCGGTGCTAACATTGCAGGTTTCCTGAAGGTTGCCAATGCTATGTACGCCCATGGAGTTGCATACTAACCTAAACCCTCATATAAAATGGAAAAACCATGGCACGATTTATGTGCCATGGTTTTTTGCTTTAATACATATTATACTAATTCAGTCCAGGGTTTTTTTTCCGGTGTTCCACAGCCAAATGTCATTTCTTCCTTTTTAGTGGGATGCTCCAACGTTAATGAGGACGCCCAAAGTGCTATTTGTTGTCCGGGCTTGTTTACATAAATTCCATACCGTTGATCCCCATAGAGGGGGTACCCTGAATGAGAAAGCTGAACCCTTATCTGGTGCGGTCTTCCCGTATGAAGCTGTATTTGCAATAAACTTAATTCACCATTTGATTTAAGTACCTCATAATCTAGAATAGCTTCCTTGGCGTCCCTTGTACCTTCCTTTACAACATGAACCATGTTCTCAGAGCTGTCTTTTAAAAGAAAATTCCTTAGTTCATCTTTCTGCTTTTGTGGAACGCCTCTTACTATAGCAAGATATGTCTTTTTAAATGTTCTAGTACGTATTTGATCAGAAAGCCTTGACGCACATTTTGATGTTTTGGCAAATACCATTACACCACCTACAGGCCTGTCAAGTCTATGTACCAGACCAAGATAAACTTCACCGGGCTTATTGTATTTTTCTTTAAGATACTGTTTCAGTAACGTAAGCATGTCAATATCCTTTGAATTATCGGCCTGAACAGGGATATTTACAGGCTTTTCTACTACTAGTAGATGATTGTCCTCATATACAATTTTAGGAATCATCTATTCTCCCACCTTCCGTAAATGCCACATGGAAGTACCAGACCTGAATTGCTTACGGGTATTCCAACCTCGCCGCTGCTATATGTCCCTTTAAATCTCCTCCCAATTGTCTTTTTTAAAATGTTACTTAGTACTGTAGGAGAAAAGCCTGTAGTATATGAGTTTACCAAGAAAAATAACGGTTTGTCCGATAAAAGGCCCATACATTGTTCAACAAACCCATACAGGGAATCTTCTATTTTCCATATTTCTCCTCCCGGCCCTCTCCCGTAGGAAGGTGGGTCCATTATTATTCCGTCATATTTTTTGCCTCTCCTAATCTCACGCTGTACAAATTTCATGCAATCGTCGGTTATAAACCTAACCGGCCTGTCAGCCAAGCCCGATAATGCAAGGTTTTCCTTTGCCCAATTTACCATTCCCTTTGCTGCATCAACGTGACAGACCTCAGCTCCCGCATATGCAGTTGCAACAGTAGCACCTCCTGTATAGGCAAAAAGATTTAGAACTCTGATAGGTCTGTTTGCCTTCTGAATACTGTTAATCATCCACTTCCAGTTAACTGCCTGTTCAGGAAATAAACCTGTATGTTTGAAACCTGTAGGTTCTATATAGAATTTCAAGTCATTAAACGATATCGTCCAGCGTTTCGGAACCTTTTTCTTAAATTCCCACTGCCCTCCTCCGCTTTGGCTTCTATGATAATGTGCATCCGCCCTGTCCCATACCTTTTTATCCTTTATAGGCCATATTATCTGCGGGTCAGGTCTCCTGAGTATAATATTCCCCCAACGTTCAAGCTTTTCACCGTCTCCGGTCTCTATTAATTCATATTCCTTCCATTCGTCTGCCAGTAACATTTATTTTCCTCCGTTTATTTTAACTTCGTTAAGTATATTCAAATTATAATATTGCTCCGGGCCGGAAATTACATACTTTATTTTCAACCCACAGTCTATAATTCTGCTCTGTATTTATTCATTACATTTTTAAACAGCTCCGCACTTGTAGGCGGTGTATAGGTTATTGTATTGGCACCTGCCTCAATTGTTTGCCTTATACTTTCAATTGTGGGGCCTCCCGTTGCAATTATGGGCACCTTCGGGAATCTCTGTCGGATTTCCCTCACAACACTCGGTGTTTTTCCGGCACATGATACATTGAGGATGGAACCACCTGCGTTCAGCCTGCTTTGTATATCCGTATTTTCGGTAGCAACGGTAATTACGATAGGAATATCTATTTTCATATTTAATTGCCTGATAATTTCATTTGGTGTGGGAGCATTTACAACAACTCCTATGGCACCCTGAAATTCAGCATCCATTGCAATGTTTATAATTCTTTTACCGGTTGTGGTGCCGCCCCCTACTCCGCAAAACACAGGGATATCTGATGCCGCTATTATGGCATGAGTAATTACCGGTTGCGGTGTAAAAGGGTAAACTGCAATAACTGCATGTGCATTGCAATTCTTAATTAAAGCAACATCGGTAGAAAACAGAAGAGATTTTATATTTTTCCCGAAAATATTTATTCCACTGGCCTGATTTATTATGTCAGGTATTTTTACCATGTGTTTGCGTAGATTACCTTCAATTTCCGGTATGAACATTTTAGTATTCCTCCGCTATTAATCTTGTACTATAATATCCTTTTTACATAAATTGCATACTTTATCTCTTTAATAGTATACTAAAAAAATGTAGACATTCCTATATTCATTTTGGTATTGTAATTCGGACCATTCATGGTAGAATTATATTCGGCTGTAGATAAACAGATAATAAGGAGTTTGATTTATGATAAATAAGAATACCCTGCCAACAAATTTTCTTGGGTGCGAAAGCCGCTTTGAGGATTCTGATATTGTAATTTTCGGTGCTCCATACGACGGTACAACTACCTTTAGACCCGGCACAAGATTTGCCCCTTCTGCCATGAGAATTGATTCTATAGGTCTTGAAACGTATAGTCCATACTTTGATGCTGATATTTCCGACTATAAAATTCATGACTACGGCGACCTTGATCTGCCCTTCGGTTCACCAAATAAGGCTTTGCATATGATATCCGAAACGTCCGGATTTATTTTTAAACAAGGTAAGAAGCCTCTTATGATTGGCGGTGAGCATCTTGTTACACTACCTTCAATTGAACAGGCTGCAAAATTATATCCTGATCTCAGAATTATTCATTTTGATGCTCATACTGATTTAAGAGAAGAATACATCGGAGAACCTTTATCACACTCTACAGTTATAAGAAGAGCATGGGATATCCTGGGGGACAATCGCATCTATCAGTTTGGTATAAGAAGCGGAACAAGAGAGGAATTTTACTGGGCAAGGGATGGCCACACCAACCTTTGTCTCCATAATTTTGAAACACTTGCAAATGCTGTATCCCAAATCAGTAATGCACCGGTTTACCTGACAATAGATCTGGATGTTCTTGATCCGTCTATATTTTCCGGAACAGGTACTCCTGAAGCTGGGGGAGTCACCTTTCTTGAATTGATAAATGCACTTAAAACAGTATCTGCATTGAATATCATTGGTGCTGATATAGTTGAACTGTCTCCCCACTATGATCACAGCGGTGCATCAACCGCTGTTGCATGCAAGGTTTTAAGAGAAGTAATTCTTGCCATGCAGAATTTCTAGTATGGGAAAAATGTTTAGGGAGGTACGTTATGACTAATTCTGAATCTAACGATTACATTAAATATATGGCTGAACTTGCCAAGCTATCTCTCGATGACAGCGAAATACAGTCACTGGCTGAAGATATGCGAGATATTATAGGTTTAATGGATACAATTAAGAATATTGATACAGAACAAATAGATGCAACTGAACACATATCCCGTGTTACTAATATTATGAGGGAAGATCATCCAGGGGATTCTCTAGATGCCAAACAAATTCTATCGAATTCAAAAAAGACTATGGAAAATTGTTTTGCTATTCCTAAGATGATTGAATAAGACTAAGGAGGTCCTCTCATGGATATAACCAGATTAACCATTAAAGAGGCCCGAAAGCTTCTTGATAATAGAGAAATAAGTGCTTTAGAGCTGACCCGTACATATTTGGACAGGATTAATACTCTGGACGGTAAAGTAGAGTCATATCTTTCGGTTACTGAAGATATGGCACTAAAGCAGGCTGAACAAGCACAGAATTTAATAGACTACGGCAAGGCCTCCTTGCTTACTGGTATTCCTCTAAGCATAAAAGATAACATATGTATTGAAGGAACAAAAACTACATGTGCTTCAAAAATGCTTGAGGATTTTGTTTCACCATATACAGCAACGGCAGTAGATAAGCTTTTTGCAGATAATGCAGTTATTCTTGGGAAAACAAATCTGGATGAGTTTGCCATGGGAGGCTCTACAGAGAATTCAGCGTTTAAGATAACAAAGAACCCTTTTGACTTAACAAGAGTCCCTGGTGGTTCTTCAGGCGGTTCCGCTGCTTGTGTATCTGCTTCTTTAGCCCTTGGTTCTCTTGGCTCTGATACAGGCGGATCAGTAAGGCAGCCTGCCTCATTTTGCGGTGTTGTCGGTATGAAACCTACTTATGGATTGGTCTCAAGATATGGTTTGGTTGCTTTTGCATCCTCCTTTGACCAGATAGGCCCCATCGCCAAAACCGTTGAGGATTGTGCAATAATTTTAGACAGTATCTGCGGAAATGATCCTAAAGACGCTACTTCCTTAAAATACGAAAATGATTCCAGCTACAGTTCTTCTGTTTCAGGTGATATTAAGGGTTTTAAGTTTGGCTTGCCCAAGGAATACCTGACAGAAGGCTTAAACGCCGAAGTAAAGGAGTCATTATATAAATCAATTGACAAATTGGAGAGTATGGGGGCAAAAATTGAGGAGTTCTCAATGCCGGTATTGAAACACGCCGTACCTGCTTACTATCTTATGTCCTCTGCCGAGGCAAGCTCCAATCTATCAAGATATGACGGAGTAAAATATGGCTACAGAGCCGACAACTGCAAATCCTTTAACGAACTAATCGGTAAATCAAGAGCTGAGGGCTTCGGAAAAGAGGTCAAGAGAAGAATTCTTCTTGGAACCTACTCTCTTGCATCAGGTTACTATGATGCCTATTACAAAAAAGCCCTAAAACTTAGAACATTAATAAGCAACGGCTTTAATGAGGCTTTTACGAAATATGATGTTGTTCTGCATCCTACTACTCCTGAAACTGCATTCAAAATAGGGCAAAATTCTAATAGTCCGCTTGCAATGTATCTTGCAGATATTTATACTGTTGCCGTAAATATAGCAGGACTTCCTTCTATATCACTCCCATGTGGCTACGATTCAAACGGACTTCCTATAGGTCTTTCTTTTACGGGTAAGCCATTGGGAGAAAAAGATATATTCAGAGCTGCTGCGAGTTTTGAGGCTGAGTTTTCCGATAAGTTCAGAGTTCCCGCTATATAGCAAGAAAGGAGTATTACGATGAAATATATACCTTCTATAGGCTTGGAAATACATTCGGAGTTATCTACAAAATCAAAAATTTTCTGCGATTGTCCCGTAAGTTTCGGGGGCGAGCCAAATACAAGGTGTTGTCCCGTTTGCACAGGAATGCCCGGAACTTTGCCTGTTCTCAACAAGCAAGCCGTTGAGTATACCGTAATAGCAGGCTTGGCCTTAAACTGCAAGATAAATGAATTTTCGAAAATGGACAGGAAAAATTATTTTTATCCGGATTTACCCAAGGCTTACCAGATATCGCAATTTGACCTCCCCATCTGTAAGGACGGAGGATTGACTATAAATACACCTGATGGCGAAAAATTCATCAGAATTGAAAGAATTCATTTGGAAGAAGACGCCGGAAAGCTTCTTCATGACAACTATGACAGATATAGTCTTGCAGACTATAATCGCTGCGGAGTTCCTCTGATAGAGATTGTAACTAAACCTGATTTGTCCTCTGCAGAAGAAGCGAAGGAATTCGTTGAAAAGGTTCGTTTGATGCTCCTATACTCCGGCGTTTCAGACTGTCGTATGGAGGAAGGCTCTTTGAGGGCTGATGTAAATGTGTCTATTAGACCGATTGGTACTGATGAACTTGGCACAAGAACAGAAATGAAAAATATCAATTCCATAAAAGCTATTGCAAGAGCTATTGATTATGAAATCAACAGACAGTCAGAGCTTCTGAATGAAGGTAAAAAAATAATTCAGGAGACAAGACGCTGGGATGATAGCAAAGGCGAAAGCAAGGCACTAAGAAGCAAAGAAGATGCACATGACTACAGATATTTTCCAGAACCGGATATTGTGCCTGTAACCTTTAAAAGTGAGGATATTGAGAAGCTGAGAAAATCCCTTCCGGAGCTTCCCGACAAGAGATTTGAAAGGTACACGAAAACCTACTCTGTTAACCAAGCTGATGCCAATCTGCTGCTTACTTCGGTAAGTCTCTCGGATTTCTTTGAAGCTGCCGCAGCCGAATCGGGAAATCCTAAACAGGCCGCTAATTTTATTGTGGTTGAAGTATTGAGAAGGCTCAAAGACAGCAACATGTCGCCCGAGGATATTCCCTTTGACGGAAAGCTGCTGGCAAGACTCTTAAGATTGATGGACAGCGAAAAAATTACTCCCAACAATGCTAAGAAGGTTTTGTCAGAAATGTTTGAAACAGGTAAAGAACCTGATACCATTGTAGATGAAAGAGGCTACAAAATAATAAATGATACTGCAGAAGTTGAAAGCATGGTTAAAGAAATAATCTCAAGTAATGAAAAAGCGGTTGGGGAATATCTTGAAGGTAAAGAAAAGACTTTTGGGTATTTGATGGGGCAATGTTCAAGGGCATTGGCCGGGAGAGGCAATCCTAAAGTAGTTCAGGAGATCCTGAGAAGCGAGCTTAACAAGCTTAGAGATATTGATATAAACGTTCATTAACTTTTTAAAGCACATATTTTCTCTCTTTTTCATATACTGATAAGAGCGTTGGGACAATGACGTCAGCGATGATAATTGTCCCATGTCTTGTTTTAAAACAAGTATTTTCCGGAGGATTAAATATGTGCTCAATTCTTGGTTTGGTAAATTTTAAAGATGGTACAAATAGTGTCTCTCAGGAAACCCTTGAAAGCATGAGATTGACTACTGTTCATAGAGGTCCTGACGAGTACGGTTTTTTTAGAGATAAATATGTTTGTTTTGCCCATAACAGACTTGCTGTTATTGACGTTGTCAACGGTTTACAGCCCATGACTGCTGTTTTTGAGGGTAAATCCTATACTGTTGTTTATAATGGTGAGCTTTATAACGCAAATGAATTGCGGTCAGAACTTGAAAATCTGGGAGTAGAATTTAAAACCCGCTGTGACACGGAGGTTTTGCTTTATTCATATATACTATGGGGTATGGGGTGTTCGGAAAAACTTAATGGTATTTTTGCCTTTGCAGTTTATGATGATGATAAAAAACAGGTTTACGTATCCAGAGACAGAATGGGCGTAAAACCGTTTTTTTACACTTTTATCGGAGATACTTTAATTTTCTCCTCGGAAGTAAAAGCTATTTTGAAACATCCACAGATTAAAGCAGAGGTGGACAGTGAAGGCATATGGCAGTTGTTATACCTTTCCCCCATGCGTCCGTCCAATAATGGAACTTTTAAAAATATATTTGAAATTTCACCCGGTTTTCATG
This genomic stretch from Ruminiclostridium cellulolyticum H10 harbors:
- the aroA gene encoding 3-phosphoshikimate 1-carboxyvinyltransferase; the encoded protein is MFLKVQKSDISGSISIPGSKSHTIRSLFLAGLAKGTSVIRNPLLSTDAVSGVNVCRAFGSTYDLNNESYVVNGMGACPQVPENVIDVGNSGTSLRLGLMTAALVDGYTVFTGDYQIRKRQIGPLVEAINNLGGKAFTTRGNESAPVVIKGRATGGYTKLDCVTSQYLSSILLNTPLLEKDTHVEITRLNEIPYVEITLWWLDKLGIKYSHNSMKEFFIPGGQQYRPFECTIPGDFSSATFFMVQAAISERELVLTNLDMSDPQGDKAVLDILADMGAEIKYDHNNIKIKGKSLKGREIDMNSIPDALPAMAVAACFAKGETRLVNVPQARLKETDRISVMCSELTKMGADISELPDGLVIRESKLHGAAVKGYDDHRIVMSLAIAGLNCSGETVIDTAEAMNVTYPGFVESVKSCGGKIELI
- a CDS encoding THUMP domain-containing class I SAM-dependent RNA methyltransferase; this translates as MSKLQLIATSAFGIEAITARELKKLGYFEQKVENGKVTFSGDESAVCRTNLWLRTADRVLLKMGEFKALSFEELFEQTKALPWDEIIPIDAEFPVEGKSIDSKLFSVPDCQAIVKKAVVEKLKQKYKCEWFEENGPRYRIEVALLKDIVTLTIDTSGSGLHKRGYRRLVGGAPLKETLACAMILVSHWNKDRVLLDPFCGSGTIPIEAAMIGKNIAPGLGREFDAEKWPFIPQNLWDDARDEAYDLMVEDQELRIHGSDIDEDAMSLARYHAKKAGVEDAIHLQRLAMADISSRYKYGIIICNPPYGERLGEKEAVENLYREMGKVFKKLDTWSYYVITSNMEFEKLFGKRADKKRKLYNGRLLCNYYQFFGPPPPKQINNLQQ
- the gdhA gene encoding NADP-specific glutamate dehydrogenase, translated to MKILQNVMDEVIKRNPGEPEFHQAVKEVLESLEVVAEKNPEWVEAGIFKRIVEPERQIIFRVPWVDDNGKVHVNRGFRIQFNSAIGPYKGGLRLHPSVNVSILKFLGFEQIFKNSLTGLPIGGGKGGSDFDPKGKSNLEIMRFCQSFMTELSKHIGADTDVPAGDIGTGAREIGYMYGQYKRLRNEYTGVLTGKGLTWGGSLARTQATGYGLCYFMNEALKAKGKSFKGATVVVSGSGNVAIYATEKVYQLGGKVVALSDSNGYVYDPDGIKLDTVKQIKEVERKRISEYVKIHKNATYTEGCSGIWGVKCDIALPSATQNEIDEASAKLLVANGCYAVGEGANMPSTPGAVEVYLKNNIIYGPAKAANAGGVATSALEMCQNSARYSWTFEEVDSKLKDIMVNIYKNVSTAAKEYGMEDNLVAGANIAGFLKVANAMYAHGVAY
- a CDS encoding RluA family pseudouridine synthase; protein product: MIPKIVYEDNHLLVVEKPVNIPVQADNSKDIDMLTLLKQYLKEKYNKPGEVYLGLVHRLDRPVGGVMVFAKTSKCASRLSDQIRTRTFKKTYLAIVRGVPQKQKDELRNFLLKDSSENMVHVVKEGTRDAKEAILDYEVLKSNGELSLLQIQLHTGRPHQIRVQLSHSGYPLYGDQRYGIYVNKPGQQIALWASSLTLEHPTKKEEMTFGCGTPEKKPWTELV
- a CDS encoding class I SAM-dependent methyltransferase, producing MLLADEWKEYELIETGDGEKLERWGNIILRRPDPQIIWPIKDKKVWDRADAHYHRSQSGGGQWEFKKKVPKRWTISFNDLKFYIEPTGFKHTGLFPEQAVNWKWMINSIQKANRPIRVLNLFAYTGGATVATAYAGAEVCHVDAAKGMVNWAKENLALSGLADRPVRFITDDCMKFVQREIRRGKKYDGIIMDPPSYGRGPGGEIWKIEDSLYGFVEQCMGLLSDKPLFFLVNSYTTGFSPTVLSNILKKTIGRRFKGTYSSGEVGIPVSNSGLVLPCGIYGRWENR
- a CDS encoding hydrolase, translated to MFIPEIEGNLRKHMVKIPDIINQASGINIFGKNIKSLLFSTDVALIKNCNAHAVIAVYPFTPQPVITHAIIAASDIPVFCGVGGGTTTGKRIINIAMDAEFQGAIGVVVNAPTPNEIIRQLNMKIDIPIVITVATENTDIQSRLNAGGSILNVSCAGKTPSVVREIRQRFPKVPIIATGGPTIESIRQTIEAGANTITYTPPTSAELFKNVMNKYRAEL
- the speB gene encoding agmatinase yields the protein MINKNTLPTNFLGCESRFEDSDIVIFGAPYDGTTTFRPGTRFAPSAMRIDSIGLETYSPYFDADISDYKIHDYGDLDLPFGSPNKALHMISETSGFIFKQGKKPLMIGGEHLVTLPSIEQAAKLYPDLRIIHFDAHTDLREEYIGEPLSHSTVIRRAWDILGDNRIYQFGIRSGTREEFYWARDGHTNLCLHNFETLANAVSQISNAPVYLTIDLDVLDPSIFSGTGTPEAGGVTFLELINALKTVSALNIIGADIVELSPHYDHSGASTAVACKVLREVILAMQNF
- the gatC gene encoding Asp-tRNA(Asn)/Glu-tRNA(Gln) amidotransferase subunit GatC, encoding MTNSESNDYIKYMAELAKLSLDDSEIQSLAEDMRDIIGLMDTIKNIDTEQIDATEHISRVTNIMREDHPGDSLDAKQILSNSKKTMENCFAIPKMIE
- the gatA gene encoding Asp-tRNA(Asn)/Glu-tRNA(Gln) amidotransferase subunit GatA, which translates into the protein MDITRLTIKEARKLLDNREISALELTRTYLDRINTLDGKVESYLSVTEDMALKQAEQAQNLIDYGKASLLTGIPLSIKDNICIEGTKTTCASKMLEDFVSPYTATAVDKLFADNAVILGKTNLDEFAMGGSTENSAFKITKNPFDLTRVPGGSSGGSAACVSASLALGSLGSDTGGSVRQPASFCGVVGMKPTYGLVSRYGLVAFASSFDQIGPIAKTVEDCAIILDSICGNDPKDATSLKYENDSSYSSSVSGDIKGFKFGLPKEYLTEGLNAEVKESLYKSIDKLESMGAKIEEFSMPVLKHAVPAYYLMSSAEASSNLSRYDGVKYGYRADNCKSFNELIGKSRAEGFGKEVKRRILLGTYSLASGYYDAYYKKALKLRTLISNGFNEAFTKYDVVLHPTTPETAFKIGQNSNSPLAMYLADIYTVAVNIAGLPSISLPCGYDSNGLPIGLSFTGKPLGEKDIFRAAASFEAEFSDKFRVPAI
- the gatB gene encoding Asp-tRNA(Asn)/Glu-tRNA(Gln) amidotransferase subunit GatB; this translates as MKYIPSIGLEIHSELSTKSKIFCDCPVSFGGEPNTRCCPVCTGMPGTLPVLNKQAVEYTVIAGLALNCKINEFSKMDRKNYFYPDLPKAYQISQFDLPICKDGGLTINTPDGEKFIRIERIHLEEDAGKLLHDNYDRYSLADYNRCGVPLIEIVTKPDLSSAEEAKEFVEKVRLMLLYSGVSDCRMEEGSLRADVNVSIRPIGTDELGTRTEMKNINSIKAIARAIDYEINRQSELLNEGKKIIQETRRWDDSKGESKALRSKEDAHDYRYFPEPDIVPVTFKSEDIEKLRKSLPELPDKRFERYTKTYSVNQADANLLLTSVSLSDFFEAAAAESGNPKQAANFIVVEVLRRLKDSNMSPEDIPFDGKLLARLLRLMDSEKITPNNAKKVLSEMFETGKEPDTIVDERGYKIINDTAEVESMVKEIISSNEKAVGEYLEGKEKTFGYLMGQCSRALAGRGNPKVVQEILRSELNKLRDIDINVH